One window from the genome of Fulvivirga lutea encodes:
- a CDS encoding PorP/SprF family type IX secretion system membrane protein gives MRTRSILPILLLILTALSSMAQNVSFNQFDQSPFTTNPSILGMKNEASVSFLHRTQQLAADIKFNTTQLTGSYALINKKTFRRRGGVGFSILRDAQNGEQAFKLQGINLGYAYNLPFASNQFVSFGLQTGYFQRSINSDGYTTGSQWVNNIGFDRNAPLGETFLDNQTSYFSIASGATWYAEDASQRQIFRLGVGVAHLNKPDIAFTEVEDRLDYRLTGNAFIALLKNEKVLYGPELLYLYEANDDLISAGSSLSYFFKNDNPLSAIRSGSIDFKSRYTINNSIVLGIQLTQPNFSVGFSYDFAVGNNAVLTTGRNSSEIFISIKKSLGNRKQSNKVVIDNYSLGEVRDFYASDKVRYFGNENNAQPSDDAERQDEEEINWEEENYQFELRKDFSFGFNEANLSEEAKFFLDDIIRLLNSNDRLYLEVIGHTDNVGTNAANKKVSVARAQVVVDYLVEKGIRSKRLKVTGKGADEPLLDNSSESNRAQNRRVEFIIYTK, from the coding sequence ATGAGAACGAGATCGATACTCCCAATATTACTTTTAATATTAACTGCATTAAGCAGCATGGCTCAAAATGTGTCGTTCAATCAATTTGACCAATCGCCATTTACAACAAATCCTTCAATTCTGGGAATGAAAAACGAGGCATCTGTGTCCTTTTTGCATCGAACTCAACAGCTTGCTGCAGATATAAAATTCAACACAACACAATTAACAGGCAGTTATGCGCTAATAAATAAGAAAACGTTTAGGCGTAGAGGTGGTGTTGGTTTTTCAATTTTAAGAGATGCCCAAAACGGAGAGCAGGCATTTAAATTACAAGGAATAAACCTTGGTTATGCCTACAACTTACCTTTTGCTTCTAATCAGTTTGTAAGTTTTGGTCTTCAAACGGGCTATTTTCAACGTAGTATTAATTCAGATGGTTATACTACGGGTAGTCAATGGGTTAACAATATAGGGTTTGATAGAAATGCACCATTAGGCGAGACTTTCTTAGATAACCAAACCAGTTATTTTTCTATTGCGTCAGGAGCTACATGGTATGCCGAAGATGCCAGTCAAAGACAAATTTTTAGACTAGGAGTTGGAGTTGCACACCTAAATAAACCAGATATTGCCTTTACTGAAGTTGAAGATAGGTTAGATTACAGGCTTACAGGGAATGCATTTATTGCTCTTCTTAAAAATGAAAAAGTATTATACGGCCCGGAATTGCTTTATCTGTATGAAGCAAATGATGACCTCATTAGTGCTGGTTCCTCACTATCCTATTTTTTTAAGAATGACAATCCTTTAAGTGCCATTCGTTCCGGGTCTATAGATTTCAAGTCCCGATATACAATCAATAACTCTATCGTTCTTGGAATTCAGCTTACACAACCCAACTTTTCTGTAGGTTTTAGCTACGATTTTGCAGTAGGTAATAATGCAGTACTAACCACAGGCCGTAATTCATCAGAAATATTTATTTCAATCAAAAAGTCACTTGGTAATAGAAAGCAGTCAAACAAGGTCGTAATTGATAACTATTCCTTGGGGGAGGTAAGAGATTTTTATGCAAGTGACAAAGTGCGATATTTTGGTAATGAGAATAATGCACAACCATCTGATGATGCAGAAAGGCAAGATGAAGAGGAAATTAATTGGGAGGAGGAAAATTATCAATTCGAATTACGAAAGGACTTTAGCTTTGGATTTAACGAAGCTAATTTAAGTGAAGAGGCTAAGTTCTTTTTGGATGACATTATCCGACTATTAAATTCAAATGATCGCCTTTATTTAGAAGTTATTGGTCATACAGATAATGTGGGCACCAATGCTGCCAATAAAAAAGTATCGGTTGCCAGAGCTCAGGTGGTAGTAGATTATCTGGTAGAAAAAGGCATACGATCTAAAAGACTGAAAGTGACTGGAAAAGGAGCAGACGAACCACTTCTTGACAACTCCAGCGAATCCAACAGGGCTCAAAACAGACGTGTGGAATTTATCATCTATACAAAATAG
- a CDS encoding SRPBCC family protein, which translates to MITRNSIFNSILLLILSCLSVSAQKPNFSQWDLENSVDDIKIFTKDSTGSLKKFGAEFVVNASSEKVKIFLRKVKDYENWIDGINACDLVSKLSEDSYSYHFYINRKIFFGLYEIKKDGVVNSTVTQKPDFVYVESNIDRAAAKVEDYDRISHYQVKWYVLPIDGSRSKIIYEGVVDVQLNFAYSIIKPAILENLEGTFKNMRAGLKGMRQSTASLKSE; encoded by the coding sequence ATGATTACCCGTAATTCGATTTTCAATAGTATACTGTTACTTATACTTTCTTGTCTTTCAGTAAGCGCACAGAAGCCGAATTTCAGCCAGTGGGACTTAGAAAATTCAGTTGATGATATTAAAATATTTACGAAAGACTCCACTGGAAGCCTTAAAAAATTCGGTGCTGAGTTTGTAGTGAATGCTTCTTCTGAGAAGGTAAAGATTTTCTTAAGAAAGGTGAAGGACTATGAAAATTGGATTGACGGTATAAATGCCTGTGATCTAGTTAGCAAATTGAGTGAGGATTCTTACAGCTACCACTTCTATATTAACCGCAAAATATTCTTTGGCCTCTATGAGATTAAGAAAGATGGGGTTGTGAATAGCACGGTTACACAAAAACCTGATTTTGTTTACGTAGAATCGAATATCGATCGTGCAGCAGCGAAAGTGGAAGATTATGACAGAATTAGCCATTACCAGGTTAAATGGTATGTTCTACCCATCGATGGAAGTCGTTCGAAAATTATTTATGAAGGAGTTGTTGATGTACAGCTCAACTTCGCTTATAGTATTATCAAACCTGCAATTTTAGAAAATCTGGAAGGCACTTTTAAGAATATGAGGGCGGGGTTGAAGGGGATGAGGCAGTCAACGGCTAGTTTGAAGTCCGAATAA
- a CDS encoding DUF3857 domain-containing protein has product MHKSFLILIAFLASLNYVHAQHLKYEWEEDRERYDLGNSFTDEALIYLKYHQQFEYIYEGEDRNLYLYQTEHQIMRANNDNALARSNRIYIPMRNALELVELHARTINKDGSVIEFDKSEIKELEDEETGSGYKIFAIEGAEVGSEIEYYYTKKLEADYFGREFFQFSEPIIKGSFVLLAPSNLQFVFKSYNGLPEIKTDTVENTNVYTMVCENVPALREEEFSSYNGSRQRLEFKLGYNEATGRKLFQWSDASQLLYGRAFLLEKEESKALEDLLKDIKLKGLKTIPEKVAAIEDFIKTSYYLNENAPYEASSIPFILENRIGSKLGLTKLTLNAFKLVGANPSLVLTSDRSEVPFDGEFESYNYLQEYLIYLPEDDSFVAPYNPEFRYGMVPATLTATEGLFISQVTEEGMAFPKYEIKHIPALPAADNLDKMDVNVTFNEDLTTNTVHLKRSFNGYQAAFIKAVYPLIEEARKEELLKSLVKFLAADANITTLEMKDKEFHYKTWEDPLVIDSEFTSPSFIELAGDIILLKVGELIGPQTEMYQENERMTEVENDFNREYQRNITITLPEGYKVENLEDLNFDEKVVEDGETIFYFKSGYELKGQKLKIYVNEAYEEIYYPKEKFEAFRTVINAAADWNKIVLVMSK; this is encoded by the coding sequence ATGCATAAATCCTTTTTGATACTCATTGCCTTTTTGGCATCCTTAAATTACGTACACGCTCAACATTTAAAATACGAATGGGAAGAAGACCGCGAGCGATACGATTTAGGTAATTCGTTTACCGATGAAGCATTAATTTATTTAAAATACCATCAGCAGTTTGAATACATCTATGAAGGGGAGGATAGAAATTTATACCTCTATCAAACGGAGCATCAAATCATGCGCGCTAATAACGATAATGCATTAGCCAGAAGCAACCGCATTTACATACCTATGCGTAACGCACTGGAATTGGTTGAGTTACATGCCCGAACCATCAACAAAGATGGCAGTGTAATTGAATTTGATAAGAGTGAGATTAAAGAACTGGAGGACGAAGAAACAGGCTCCGGCTATAAAATATTTGCCATTGAAGGTGCGGAAGTAGGCAGTGAAATTGAATATTACTATACCAAAAAACTAGAAGCCGATTATTTCGGTCGTGAATTCTTTCAGTTTTCTGAACCTATCATCAAAGGATCATTTGTATTGCTGGCTCCTAGTAACTTACAGTTCGTTTTCAAAAGCTACAACGGACTTCCGGAGATAAAAACTGACACCGTTGAAAACACCAATGTGTATACTATGGTATGCGAAAATGTACCTGCCTTACGTGAAGAAGAATTCTCTTCTTATAATGGCAGCAGACAACGACTGGAGTTTAAATTAGGGTATAATGAAGCAACTGGCAGAAAGCTGTTTCAATGGTCAGATGCATCTCAACTGTTATATGGCAGAGCATTTTTATTGGAAAAAGAAGAGAGCAAGGCACTCGAAGATTTACTTAAAGATATAAAACTCAAGGGGCTGAAAACTATACCGGAAAAAGTAGCGGCCATTGAAGACTTCATAAAGACTTCTTACTACCTGAATGAAAATGCCCCTTATGAGGCATCCAGCATACCATTTATTTTAGAAAATAGGATCGGAAGTAAATTGGGCCTCACCAAGCTAACCTTAAATGCGTTCAAGTTGGTTGGAGCCAATCCTTCCTTAGTGCTGACCAGCGATAGAAGCGAAGTGCCATTTGATGGTGAGTTTGAATCCTACAATTACCTACAAGAATACCTGATTTATCTACCAGAAGACGACTCGTTTGTGGCTCCTTACAACCCTGAGTTCAGGTACGGCATGGTTCCGGCAACATTAACTGCCACAGAAGGTTTGTTCATAAGTCAGGTTACGGAAGAAGGAATGGCCTTTCCTAAATATGAAATTAAACACATACCTGCACTTCCGGCAGCTGACAACCTGGATAAAATGGATGTAAATGTCACTTTCAACGAAGACCTGACAACAAACACAGTGCATTTAAAAAGAAGCTTCAATGGCTACCAGGCCGCTTTTATTAAAGCAGTATACCCGCTAATTGAAGAAGCACGAAAAGAAGAGCTACTTAAAAGTTTGGTAAAGTTTTTAGCGGCTGATGCCAACATCACAACCCTTGAAATGAAGGATAAGGAATTTCATTACAAAACCTGGGAAGACCCATTGGTGATAGATAGTGAATTTACCTCGCCAAGCTTTATTGAGCTGGCTGGAGATATTATACTTCTGAAAGTAGGTGAACTGATTGGTCCTCAAACAGAAATGTATCAGGAAAATGAGCGCATGACAGAAGTTGAGAATGATTTCAACAGAGAATATCAACGAAATATTACCATCACGTTGCCAGAAGGCTATAAAGTAGAAAATTTAGAGGACTTAAACTTTGATGAAAAAGTAGTAGAAGATGGTGAAACCATATTTTACTTCAAATCGGGCTATGAATTAAAAGGCCAAAAGTTAAAAATATATGTGAACGAGGCTTATGAAGAAATTTACTACCCTAAAGAAAAGTTTGAAGCCTTCAGAACAGTTATTAATGCTGCTGCAGATTGGAATAAGATTGTTTTAGTGATGTCGAAATAA
- a CDS encoding porin family protein, which translates to MLCSINSYSQNLESIGQSKPIEVSGGLSLSNIIYAADGIDQRRDPYTYFASGNVTLSLYGWSVPFSFAFSNQNSSFQQPFNQYGLHPTYKWITGHIGYTSMSFSPYTLNGHLFLGAGVDLQPTDKLSISAMYGRLQKAVQPDSTNESVLPAFHRTGFGLKTSYGSASDNVTFIFFSATDDENSLNYVPESLEVLPRENLVLSLAGSKTIVPNLVLKGEFATSALTRDKRAASYEPSNKNIFSTGIFNQKQSTGYYNAYNLGVSYAFSTFSIGAGYERIDPGYETLGAYFFNNNLENITANANTALFSGKVNVGVNAGLQRDNLDGEKVSSMSRFVGSMNVGYTPSNRLNIAVNYSSFNTYTNIRSQFQDINQLTPYDNLDTLNFTQISQSVNSNVNYMLSTNEARRQNINVNITYQNAADEQGGVEQNSGSQFYMFNAAYNLSIVPTNTSFTLAFNYNKNEAAGLNSTTLGPTLGINKTLLDKKMRTGLSVSLNNAYTNNQLVNRVVNYRLTGSYTLKKKHAFNISAVALNRTTVGEDGAVDFLEFTGTIGYNLTLGN; encoded by the coding sequence TTGCTTTGTTCAATAAACTCCTATTCACAAAACCTTGAATCCATTGGTCAATCAAAACCAATAGAAGTAAGTGGAGGGCTCTCGCTAAGTAATATAATCTATGCTGCCGATGGAATTGATCAAAGAAGGGATCCTTATACCTATTTTGCCTCAGGTAATGTAACGTTAAGCTTATACGGATGGTCAGTGCCATTTTCTTTCGCCTTTTCAAATCAAAATAGCTCTTTTCAGCAGCCATTTAATCAATATGGATTACATCCAACCTATAAGTGGATAACGGGGCATATTGGCTATACAAGTATGTCTTTTTCGCCATACACCTTAAATGGACATTTGTTTTTGGGAGCGGGAGTTGATTTGCAGCCAACAGATAAATTATCAATTTCTGCCATGTATGGTCGACTTCAAAAAGCAGTACAGCCGGATTCAACGAATGAGTCGGTTTTGCCAGCTTTTCATAGAACTGGTTTTGGGTTAAAAACCAGTTATGGCTCTGCTTCAGATAATGTCACATTCATTTTCTTTAGCGCTACAGATGATGAGAATTCATTGAATTATGTTCCTGAATCACTCGAGGTCTTGCCAAGAGAAAACCTTGTACTCAGCCTTGCTGGTAGTAAAACAATTGTACCAAATCTAGTCTTGAAAGGAGAGTTTGCAACAAGTGCACTGACAAGAGATAAACGAGCAGCTTCTTATGAACCTTCAAATAAAAACATATTCTCAACAGGTATTTTTAATCAGAAGCAATCTACGGGCTATTACAATGCCTATAACTTAGGCGTATCTTATGCCTTCAGTACATTTTCTATAGGAGCTGGTTATGAAAGAATTGATCCTGGCTATGAAACGTTAGGAGCTTATTTCTTCAATAATAATCTTGAAAATATTACTGCCAATGCAAACACTGCACTGTTCAGTGGAAAGGTAAATGTTGGTGTGAATGCCGGTTTGCAGCGAGATAATTTAGATGGTGAAAAGGTATCTTCTATGAGCCGTTTTGTTGGTTCTATGAATGTTGGCTACACCCCGAGCAACAGGCTGAATATTGCTGTTAATTACTCAAGCTTTAACACCTATACGAACATCCGTTCACAGTTTCAGGATATAAATCAGTTAACCCCATATGATAATCTCGATACATTAAACTTTACCCAGATTTCACAAAGCGTTAATTCAAATGTTAATTATATGCTTTCTACAAACGAAGCCAGAAGGCAGAATATTAATGTCAATATTACTTATCAGAATGCAGCAGATGAACAAGGCGGTGTTGAGCAAAATAGCGGATCACAGTTTTATATGTTTAATGCAGCTTATAATTTGAGTATCGTGCCTACGAACACCTCATTTACACTCGCTTTTAATTATAACAAAAATGAAGCAGCAGGTTTAAATTCTACCACCTTGGGGCCAACCTTAGGTATTAACAAAACATTACTAGACAAGAAAATGCGAACCGGTTTATCCGTGTCTTTAAACAATGCCTACACCAATAATCAGCTGGTAAACAGAGTGGTTAATTACCGATTAACAGGTAGCTACACCTTAAAGAAAAAGCACGCTTTTAATATTAGTGCAGTGGCATTGAACAGAACAACAGTAGGCGAGGATGGAGCTGTAGACTTTTTAGAGTTTACTGGCACAATAGGGTATAATTTGACGCTTGGGAATTAA
- a CDS encoding four helix bundle protein encodes MELEKLNIYSISLDLAEEVYEKVMIWKHFDRDTIGKQLVRSADSIAANISEGFGRYHLNDSKKFYYYSRGSLFETKTWLTKANRRKLIGNDFYQEKINELEKLGKMLNAFITSMSKNMAKEPLEEYKINNQNTNNQNTNNQQPTTNNQQLRTKN; translated from the coding sequence ATGGAGTTAGAAAAATTAAATATCTACAGTATATCACTGGATTTGGCCGAAGAGGTCTATGAAAAAGTAATGATATGGAAACATTTTGATCGTGACACCATTGGTAAACAACTAGTAAGATCAGCGGATAGCATTGCCGCCAATATAAGTGAAGGTTTTGGAAGATATCATTTAAATGACTCTAAGAAGTTCTACTACTATTCCAGAGGTAGCCTGTTCGAAACTAAAACATGGCTAACCAAAGCAAATAGAAGAAAACTTATTGGTAATGATTTTTATCAGGAGAAAATAAATGAGCTCGAAAAGCTCGGCAAAATGCTCAATGCATTCATAACCTCAATGAGTAAAAATATGGCTAAAGAACCATTAGAAGAATATAAAATCAATAACCAAAACACCAACAACCAAAACACCAACAACCAACAACCAACAACCAACAACCAACAACTAAGAACTAAGAACTAA
- a CDS encoding fibronectin type III domain-containing protein, which produces MKAYHTILTILILLIFSITAKTQNFPVQANLSISPPYSVYLQDYISPGVDKLNVNILPTDFTISELRVKLRISIEGQNVTLRTKPSFQPTPLFINGGVPLRLTGFDLAEYFNPDNLDFQGISKQQFLQNGALPEGVYRINIEVLEFNRNVVISNRAFVVAWIILNDPPLINLPFNGEKVRATDPQNVIFQWTPRHTGSPNSAFATEYEFSLVEIWPAGRDPEIAIRSTSPIYQTTTQSTTLVYGIAEPALVPGRSYAFRVRAKSIVGIDELDLFKNDGYSQTGTFTFGDECKPPTGIESNTISAKSFNATWNTAFNHTGFNVRYRESDERNNSWYEEETFIGEQRIGALKPETAYEVQVRAACGSLESPYSESLAVVTDTEGEIAFSCGLPPETYGLENREPLQNLLIGEYIYANDFDIKVREVTGSNGVFTGTGVAEMPLFSMAKVRVNFEGISVNTDYRLVDGVVTTIYDPNSSMMVDLDPQDSLDDEADVDDDGNSGNDVVADAGNGISYDEPIDSVYVDDNGDIVVVLEDGSTDTVTPDQDGSEDEEPEDTVITDSEGNTWTVDSGGNVTAGTGNAGSDTGNQTPVQIQLLQEKLIVEVLEEFETEINAWLDTYGKGPLSEEELRRALDLPNCLPEDEEALTWISEEKIPAYKENPTSLLDQMNANDGHKALLSGLIGGLDDDSQSVKSQLESEQWTEVKEATCDYLQAGVEEALAKLYVSIEGTKYKDGETAIVKREYKKEIMLTAYQGNNEIAEELSWTIDDENQTGTSVVFDAGTVSADAEGKTVTASLGNKQVTVKIVVAQVLLLRSITMAVNANLYPLIEPEGIADQITFEADNKDILTLLEGYPTLKLTAGKPGETTVTAKAGNTVFHQKSIRVIEEPEVKFVRPVVSNVNFDNITASSINYTTIMLPEVAGGAVNGLCSPEIITIDEPQFFYLKEDKWYPYIERVEGEYFFDYRLIDGQQEVTGPGGNTTEDNYCEQVMVLGSIPKYNHGPDYQNYYDRQQAAGQPIWYMLEAVKEHEKVHEPNVIDAYFKDIQDSLFAVIENELVFDDQPQKSFSEIESENFVILDFLINDISKEVALDWLETSYKRAANDHDPGGAAEQAEYAVINPMIEQICDHSKSANWQVCDPDACNEPLSFGPEIPYIIDVTDPASPVSYDLSEYVNIPMGDREEVRLRLSLENSMVIGKDVNWKYTFDGGQVNGSREIVFRKDQLKDTPEIVNISYQYSQYNFNIKH; this is translated from the coding sequence TTGAAAGCCTATCATACCATATTAACCATTCTAATTCTGCTGATATTTAGCATTACAGCAAAAACTCAAAACTTCCCTGTCCAAGCCAATTTATCTATTTCTCCACCTTATTCAGTATATCTGCAAGATTACATATCCCCGGGGGTTGATAAATTAAATGTAAACATCCTTCCAACGGATTTTACCATTTCAGAGCTTCGTGTAAAACTCAGGATTAGTATTGAAGGCCAGAACGTTACGTTGCGCACTAAACCTTCCTTCCAGCCAACACCATTATTTATTAATGGTGGCGTGCCGCTAAGGTTAACTGGTTTTGACTTGGCTGAATATTTTAATCCTGATAACCTCGATTTTCAAGGCATCTCAAAACAACAGTTTTTGCAGAATGGAGCCCTGCCAGAAGGGGTTTACCGTATCAATATTGAAGTCTTGGAGTTCAACAGAAATGTGGTGATCTCAAATAGAGCTTTTGTTGTTGCCTGGATTATTCTAAATGATCCACCTTTAATTAACCTCCCGTTTAATGGAGAAAAAGTAAGGGCGACTGACCCTCAAAATGTTATTTTTCAGTGGACACCAAGGCATACCGGGTCACCCAACTCTGCCTTTGCTACTGAATATGAATTCTCACTGGTAGAAATCTGGCCTGCAGGTCGCGATCCTGAAATAGCTATACGTTCAACCAGTCCCATTTACCAAACCACTACTCAAAGTACTACACTCGTTTATGGTATTGCCGAACCAGCATTGGTGCCCGGCAGAAGCTATGCCTTTAGAGTAAGAGCTAAAAGTATTGTAGGAATTGATGAATTGGACCTTTTTAAAAATGATGGCTATAGCCAGACGGGCACATTTACTTTTGGTGATGAATGTAAGCCTCCTACAGGAATAGAAAGTAATACGATAAGTGCTAAAAGCTTCAACGCCACATGGAACACAGCATTTAATCATACCGGATTTAATGTGCGCTATCGTGAATCAGATGAAAGGAATAATTCATGGTACGAAGAAGAAACGTTCATTGGAGAGCAGCGCATTGGCGCCCTCAAACCTGAAACTGCTTATGAAGTACAAGTACGTGCTGCCTGTGGTAGTTTGGAAAGCCCGTATTCTGAATCTTTGGCTGTAGTAACAGATACCGAAGGCGAAATAGCTTTCAGTTGTGGATTACCACCCGAAACGTATGGTTTGGAAAACCGGGAACCACTTCAAAACCTTCTTATTGGTGAGTATATTTATGCCAACGATTTTGACATTAAAGTGAGAGAGGTAACAGGAAGCAACGGAGTATTCACAGGTACAGGAGTAGCTGAAATGCCATTATTTAGCATGGCAAAGGTTCGGGTAAATTTTGAAGGTATTAGTGTAAATACAGATTACCGCTTGGTGGATGGTGTTGTAACCACGATATATGACCCCAATAGTAGCATGATGGTGGATTTAGACCCTCAAGATTCATTAGATGATGAAGCAGATGTAGATGATGACGGAAACAGTGGCAATGATGTTGTTGCAGATGCTGGCAATGGCATCTCCTATGACGAACCCATTGATTCAGTATATGTAGATGATAATGGTGATATAGTAGTTGTATTAGAAGATGGCAGCACAGACACAGTAACGCCCGACCAAGATGGCAGTGAAGATGAGGAACCTGAAGATACAGTAATCACTGATAGTGAAGGTAATACCTGGACTGTGGATAGTGGGGGGAATGTTACTGCTGGAACTGGAAATGCAGGTTCAGATACCGGAAATCAAACACCGGTTCAAATCCAATTGCTACAGGAAAAACTTATCGTTGAAGTACTGGAAGAGTTTGAAACGGAGATCAATGCCTGGTTAGACACTTATGGCAAAGGTCCACTATCAGAAGAAGAATTAAGAAGGGCACTTGACCTTCCTAATTGCCTACCGGAAGATGAAGAAGCCCTGACCTGGATCAGTGAAGAAAAGATACCGGCTTACAAAGAGAATCCGACTTCATTGCTTGACCAGATGAATGCCAATGATGGACACAAAGCACTATTAAGCGGGTTAATTGGTGGCCTTGACGATGATAGCCAGTCTGTTAAATCTCAATTGGAATCAGAGCAATGGACAGAGGTAAAAGAAGCCACTTGCGATTACCTGCAGGCCGGAGTGGAAGAAGCATTGGCCAAGCTGTATGTGAGCATCGAAGGCACCAAATATAAAGATGGAGAAACAGCCATTGTAAAGCGGGAGTACAAAAAAGAAATTATGCTTACCGCTTACCAGGGCAATAATGAAATAGCCGAAGAACTTAGCTGGACGATTGATGATGAGAACCAGACCGGAACTTCAGTGGTATTTGATGCAGGTACAGTCTCAGCAGATGCAGAAGGAAAGACAGTAACAGCCAGCCTTGGCAATAAACAAGTAACAGTAAAGATCGTAGTGGCGCAAGTCCTGCTTCTGCGTAGCATTACCATGGCCGTAAATGCTAACCTATACCCCCTAATTGAGCCGGAAGGTATTGCTGACCAGATTACTTTTGAGGCTGACAATAAAGATATATTAACGCTATTAGAAGGCTATCCAACCTTAAAACTTACGGCAGGCAAACCTGGAGAAACCACCGTGACGGCCAAAGCTGGGAATACCGTTTTTCATCAAAAATCAATCAGGGTGATTGAGGAGCCGGAAGTGAAATTTGTACGACCTGTGGTGAGTAATGTTAATTTTGATAACATTACAGCATCTTCCATTAATTACACCACAATTATGCTTCCAGAAGTTGCAGGAGGTGCAGTTAATGGCCTCTGTTCGCCTGAAATAATCACAATTGATGAGCCGCAGTTTTTCTATTTAAAAGAAGATAAATGGTATCCCTACATCGAGCGTGTAGAAGGAGAGTACTTTTTTGATTACCGATTGATTGATGGCCAGCAGGAAGTGACAGGCCCTGGCGGGAATACTACCGAGGACAATTACTGTGAACAGGTAATGGTGTTGGGCAGTATCCCGAAATACAACCATGGCCCGGACTATCAAAATTACTACGACCGACAGCAGGCAGCCGGGCAGCCGATCTGGTATATGCTGGAAGCTGTGAAGGAGCATGAGAAGGTGCATGAGCCGAATGTGATTGATGCATACTTTAAGGATATCCAGGATAGCTTATTTGCTGTTATTGAAAATGAACTGGTATTTGATGATCAACCACAAAAGAGCTTTTCCGAAATAGAAAGTGAGAATTTTGTGATTCTTGATTTCTTGATAAATGATATCTCGAAAGAAGTAGCATTAGATTGGCTAGAAACTTCTTATAAAAGAGCGGCAAATGATCATGATCCGGGCGGTGCAGCTGAGCAGGCCGAATATGCGGTGATCAACCCGATGATCGAGCAAATATGCGATCATTCCAAATCGGCTAACTGGCAGGTTTGTGATCCTGATGCCTGCAACGAACCATTATCCTTTGGCCCGGAAATTCCTTACATCATAGACGTGACTGACCCGGCAAGTCCGGTGAGCTATGATCTTAGCGAATATGTCAATATCCCTATGGGTGACAGGGAAGAAGTCAGGTTACGGCTTAGCCTGGAAAACAGCATGGTTATTGGTAAGGATGTAAACTGGAAGTATACTTTTGACGGGGGGCAGGTTAATGGAAGCCGGGAGATCGTGTTCAGGAAAGACCAGCTCAAGGATACCCCGGAGATCGTCAACATAAGCTACCAGTATAGCCAGTACAACTTTAATATAAAGCACTGA